In the Staphylococcus condimenti genome, one interval contains:
- a CDS encoding PTS lactose transporter subunit IIBC, which yields MFMLLCKSPELKAVGKASFIPTTFAVNEPLLFGAPIILNPVFMIPFIITPILNSWVLKFFVDNLGMNGFMHFLPWPTPGPIGIYMASNFSVLSLLLIAIILVLDFSIWFPFVKAYDKLKLDEEREIELAKASGVAVAGAEAGAAATAPVEVEENTPDYNSREHTNVLVVCAGGGTSGILANSLNKYAKDNDISLEATARAYGQDMDLIKDMDIVILAPQMDAMKDEMRKYTDQYGAVLVPTTGKQYIGLTRDGEGAMKLIFEKINENNK from the coding sequence ATGTTCATGTTGCTGTGTAAATCGCCGGAGCTGAAGGCGGTCGGTAAAGCATCCTTTATCCCGACAACCTTCGCAGTAAATGAGCCTTTATTATTTGGTGCACCAATTATCTTGAACCCGGTATTTATGATTCCGTTCATTATTACACCTATTTTAAACTCATGGGTTTTAAAATTCTTCGTAGATAATTTAGGAATGAACGGATTTATGCACTTCTTACCATGGCCGACTCCAGGTCCAATTGGTATCTATATGGCATCAAACTTCTCAGTATTATCACTATTATTAATTGCCATAATCTTAGTTTTAGACTTTTCAATTTGGTTCCCATTTGTAAAAGCGTATGACAAATTGAAATTAGATGAAGAACGCGAAATCGAATTAGCGAAAGCAAGCGGAGTAGCTGTTGCTGGTGCTGAAGCAGGCGCTGCTGCAACTGCACCTGTAGAAGTAGAAGAAAATACTCCTGATTACAATTCACGTGAACATACAAACGTTTTAGTTGTGTGTGCTGGTGGTGGAACAAGTGGTATCTTAGCAAACAGCTTAAACAAATATGCTAAAGATAATGATATTTCATTAGAAGCAACAGCACGTGCATATGGTCAGGATATGGATTTAATAAAAGATATGGATATTGTAATTCTTGCACCTCAAATGGATGCAATGAAAGACGAAATGAGAAAATACACAGATCAATACGGTGCTGTTTTAGTACCAACGACTGGTAAACAATACATTGGCTTAACTCGAGATGGAGAAGGCGCAATGAAATTGATTTTCGAAAAAATCAACGAAAACAACAAATAA
- the lacG gene encoding 6-phospho-beta-galactosidase: MSKLPKDFVLGAATAAYQVEGSSTVDGKGRVLWDGFLEKQGRFSPDPASDFYNRYEEDIRLASEYGIKGIRISVAWSRIIPDGTGEVNQKGIEYYRNVFETCHKYGVEPYVTLHHFDTPETLFEKGDWLNKAQLDAFDRFAELVFDEYHDIVKHWMTINEPIAYVQGQYITGAFPPGEQYNTLKCLQAQHNQIVAHSRVVNLFKSKGYEGEIGLIHALTQFYSIDNQPLNQIAAYKHDIFMNGFMLDGTFLGYYTPEKLTVVREILGDEFEKLDIREEELEEMRKAAPQLDFLGINYYQSNWIKYHNQESYIHHNGTGDKGTSVFRVKGIGEVVKNEAIPTNDWDWYIYPQGLYDMILRIKNDYPNYKKIYITENGLGYKDVLEENGEVHDEDRIDYISQHIDAIERAYVDGVNVKGYFVWSLQDMFSWSNGYNKRYGLFYIDFETQKRYIKDSAKWYKALSLDIYGK, translated from the coding sequence ATGAGTAAATTGCCTAAAGACTTTGTATTAGGTGCGGCAACTGCTGCGTATCAAGTTGAAGGTTCTAGTACTGTTGACGGAAAAGGTAGAGTTTTATGGGACGGATTTTTAGAAAAACAAGGAAGATTTTCTCCAGATCCAGCAAGTGATTTCTACAATCGTTATGAAGAAGATATTCGCTTAGCTTCAGAATATGGTATTAAAGGTATCCGTATTTCAGTAGCATGGTCTAGAATTATACCTGATGGAACAGGAGAAGTTAATCAAAAAGGAATAGAATACTATAGAAATGTTTTTGAAACTTGTCATAAATATGGCGTCGAACCTTATGTGACGTTACACCACTTTGATACACCAGAAACACTTTTTGAAAAAGGAGACTGGCTAAACAAGGCGCAACTTGATGCATTTGATAGATTTGCTGAGTTAGTATTTGATGAATATCATGATATTGTAAAACATTGGATGACTATCAACGAACCTATTGCTTATGTTCAAGGACAATATATTACAGGTGCATTCCCGCCTGGTGAACAATACAATACTTTAAAATGTCTTCAAGCACAACATAACCAAATTGTAGCTCATAGCCGAGTGGTTAACCTTTTCAAATCTAAAGGTTATGAAGGGGAAATCGGTTTAATTCACGCATTAACACAATTTTACAGCATTGATAATCAACCATTGAATCAAATTGCTGCATATAAACATGATATATTCATGAATGGTTTCATGTTAGATGGAACTTTCTTGGGTTACTATACTCCTGAAAAATTAACAGTAGTTCGTGAAATCTTAGGAGACGAATTTGAAAAATTAGATATCCGTGAAGAAGAGTTAGAAGAAATGCGTAAAGCAGCTCCACAACTTGATTTCTTAGGAATTAATTATTATCAAAGTAACTGGATTAAATATCATAATCAAGAAAGCTATATTCATCATAATGGTACTGGTGACAAGGGAACTTCTGTTTTCCGAGTTAAAGGTATTGGTGAAGTAGTTAAAAATGAAGCTATTCCGACAAATGACTGGGATTGGTACATTTATCCACAAGGTTTATATGATATGATTTTACGTATTAAAAATGATTATCCAAATTACAAAAAAATCTATATCACTGAAAATGGTTTAGGTTATAAAGATGTTTTAGAAGAAAATGGAGAAGTTCATGATGAAGATCGTATTGACTATATTAGTCAACACATTGATGCGATTGAACGTGCGTATGTTGATGGCGTTAATGTCAAAGGATACTTTGTTTGGTCATTACAAGATATGTTCAGTTGGTCAAATGGATATAATAAACGTTACGGATTATTCTACATTGATTTCGAAACACAAAAACGTTATATCAAAGATAGTGCAAAATGGTATAAAGCACTTTCATTAGATATTTATGGGAAATAA